The genomic region AGCTCGTCCAGGGTGAGGAGGTCGTCGGCGTAGGCCTGCTGAAGACGCTCGATGGTCTCCTCACGGGCCGGGCCGAGGTGGTTGCGACGGGCGCTGGGGACGCGGTCGGGGGGGAGGTTTTTGGGCATCGGGGGGCCGGGCGTGGGGGCTGGTGGGCGCTGCGAAGACGTCTTAACTGGTCGCCGTGAGATGTTCGATCAAGTCCGCGCGCCGGAAGGTCGCGGCGAGTTGTTGGAGGGAGATGTCGCGCTTGCCGTAGAGGAGGGTCAGCGCTCGCTCGATGTCTTCGATGGCGTTTTCAAAGTAGGTGTCGCCCTGGCGCTCAATATGTTCCACGGCGCTGGTGAAGTTCTGGTGGGTGATCGTGGGCGGGTTGCCGAGATCGCGAAGCAGGCTTTGCCCCATTTGCATGGCGGCGAAGCAGGACGCGTAGCGCACAAAAGCAGGGTCGCTCTCATGGGGGCGCTTACGGCGGTTTTCGGCGATGCGATAGAGGAGGACTGCCACAATGACCTGTGCGCCGGTGAGGTCGTCGGTGAAGATGACGTCGTAGAGTTTTCCAAAATGCTCGCGGCTGAAGTAGCGGGCCTGATGGGGGCGTCGCCGCCAGACCGCCAGCACGGCTTCGGCGGCGGTGCCGGAGCTGATGTCGGTGTGGCGCGCGGAGGCATCGCTGCGCTTTCGGCGGTAGGTGTATCCGAGCTGGTCGATGTCGAGCTCCAGGCGTTGTTGCATGGCCTCGTTGGCGCGCAAATCACGTAAATCCACCGGGTTCTGGCTGTTGGTCGCGTAGGTGATGCGGCGCACCAGATCGTCGTTTTCGCTGGGGAGCTTGTAGAGGCGGACCATCACCGACGCCGGGGCCTCATTATGAATGGTGCGTTGCGAGAGGGTGCGCGCGATGGTCATCGCGGTCTGGCCACCGTTGATGATCTGCAGGTTTTTGACGTTAACGGTGAGGTCTTCCTTCTGGAACGCGTTAAATGTGAAGTCATCACACGTCATGGTGATGCCGTTGTTGTAAAAGTAGAAGTTACTGCGGTCCTCGCTCTCCAGCGTGTGTTGAATGTCCTCGTTGACCCGGTTTCGGTGAAGGCCGAGGTAGCGGCGGATGTTGCGCTCCAGAAGGCGCTCCCCGTGGCGCGCGATAAGGTCGGCGATGGCCTCCACCTGCATGCGGCCGACCAACACGCGGCTGTAGTTGAGGTCCTCCACGATAGACTTGCCCGCGAGGTTGAGCTTTTCATCGACCGGGCGGCTGTTGAGCTGAAGACCCACCAGGGTGTCGTGGTTGCAATGCTCGAAGCTGACGCGGTCTTGCAGGCCAAAGGCGTCGATGGCTTCTTGCCCCTCGGCGTTCCACGAAAGGCCGTTGTTGCAGGCGATGACGCGCACGAAGGGGATGTAGCCTTCACGGATCAGGCTGCGGGTATCTTCGACGCGGGCACGCAGGCGATCGTTGATGTGGGCGAGCTTCGCGCCCGGATCGAGCATGTGGCGAAGGGCCTCAATCGCGGTCTTGATGGCGGTCGCGGGAAAGTTCGACTGACCATCCAGCCGCTTCTTATATTTGGCTTGAAAGAGCGTGACCGTGAACTCGCCATCCACCACCTCAGAGACGTGAAATGCGTCGATTCCAAAATCTCCACCGCCCTCGGTAAGCGCGTCGAAGGCGTCGTCGTCTTCGAGATCGAGGAGGGATTTGACGCAGAGGTAGACGAAGGCCAGGGACTTGAGCCGTGTTTCATCGCGGGATACGCCCAGCTCCGCAGTGGCGCGTTCGGCGAGTGTTTCGGCAAGGCCAGTGACGCGTTGGTCGATGATCGAGGCGTTGATGTCCATGCGGTGAGCTCCGGAGCGTGGGTGTCAGCCGCCCTTCGGGCGTGGGATCACCACGGTAGAAGGGGGACTTACAGGCTTGCCGCACTTTGGGTGGGGACGCAACAAAGGTCACGTGGTGAGATTGACTCACGAGGTGGATGGAGCTTGGGGGCTGTCGGAGTGCGGAGGTTGGGAGAGGCGTGTGGGAAAATGGTTAGCCCAACACCCCCACCAGCTCCGCAACCACCCGAAACTCCGCCGCCAGTTTTGCATATTGTTTGATAATGGGTTTGAGCTGTAAGCAATTGTATGGGGATGCATGAGCAGCTAGCCAACGTCATTTCTTGAAATTTTTACTGAATCCTTCGATGTCGGGGAAAAGTTTTCGATAGTCAAAGTCAAAAAGGGGAATCCATAACTTGTTGAGTTGCTGTTTGAGTTCGGGAGTTATGGCGA from Lujinxingia vulgaris harbors:
- a CDS encoding AIPR family protein codes for the protein MDINASIIDQRVTGLAETLAERATAELGVSRDETRLKSLAFVYLCVKSLLDLEDDDAFDALTEGGGDFGIDAFHVSEVVDGEFTVTLFQAKYKKRLDGQSNFPATAIKTAIEALRHMLDPGAKLAHINDRLRARVEDTRSLIREGYIPFVRVIACNNGLSWNAEGQEAIDAFGLQDRVSFEHCNHDTLVGLQLNSRPVDEKLNLAGKSIVEDLNYSRVLVGRMQVEAIADLIARHGERLLERNIRRYLGLHRNRVNEDIQHTLESEDRSNFYFYNNGITMTCDDFTFNAFQKEDLTVNVKNLQIINGGQTAMTIARTLSQRTIHNEAPASVMVRLYKLPSENDDLVRRITYATNSQNPVDLRDLRANEAMQQRLELDIDQLGYTYRRKRSDASARHTDISSGTAAEAVLAVWRRRPHQARYFSREHFGKLYDVIFTDDLTGAQVIVAVLLYRIAENRRKRPHESDPAFVRYASCFAAMQMGQSLLRDLGNPPTITHQNFTSAVEHIERQGDTYFENAIEDIERALTLLYGKRDISLQQLAATFRRADLIEHLTATS